One Glycine max cultivar Williams 82 chromosome 8, Glycine_max_v4.0, whole genome shotgun sequence genomic window, GACTTCAATGTCACTATGACTGGCCGAGCTGCTTTTGTTGTCAAAATCCGAAATGATGTTAACATGATGCTTAAAATCCCTCAAGTGACAGCTGATTTCAGTGAAACGTTCATTTCTTTGCTGCAAAGTGGAGAACTTATGTCTTGGTGTTGTACTTGGAGAAGACAATTCCACAGGTTGCCTATCATGCCCTCTTCTGTTAATTCTGGAATCTGATGATGGACTGGTTGGTTGCGAACACCTCTCCAAACCAAACTTCTTTTGTAGTCTGGGGCTGCCAGTCACGGTTGTATAACCAGAGTTGGTGGTGCATTCTCCAGTGTTGTCTTGAGAAACTTTCAAGGATTGCATCAACTTTGAAGTTCTCATGTTGTTTTTATCAGATGAAAGAACTTGTTGTCCAAAAGGATCcttgatattttttgttgtcgAACTGATACCTATAGTAGTTTGCCTGTCAACCAATCTTCCATTTGTGGGATTACTAGGGGAACACTTGCTGGGACCAGATTTAGCATGAATTGATATTTCTGTAGAGGAAGGATTATTTGGTTTCCTAGTAACTTTTGAAGGTTTCATGATGACGATTGGCAATTTACTAACCCGGGTTGAATTTGACATCTCAACCGTGACAGATGCCGGATCTTTTTGTCGTACTCTTGGGCTCTGAGATTTCGAGCTTTCATTGAGATTAGTACAATTCCTATTGTCAGATGGAGAATTTGAAGCATGGTCTCTAGAAATGTCTACTGAATCCTTATGTCTCTGCATTGCTTCAAGAATCTGTTTAAGGGCTCTGAGATCCTTTCCAGACTTTTTGAACTCAAGTTCTGCCACCCTTTTCTCAATTTCCCCGTACACAGTGAGAGAGGACTTTGAGGCTTTTATATCAGATTCACTTCCCTTGGAAGCTTGTAATGGAGAGCTTTGGCTTTCATCAGGTTGCCTCCATGGAGTTGGTTCTAGTGCAAACCGTGAACATGGTGTCACATTTGCGATTGAATCAGCCCTTCTAGACTGAGGCAAGCTGAATCTTTGGTGTTGCTTTTCATCACTTGTACTAGATCTTGCCAAGAGCTCATTCTTTTTGGAAGAACAACTAGAAGTTCCCATTGGACTCCCACAAGTTTGTGTACACTCAGGGAGGGCTTCAAGTCCCATCAACTTAGCTACAACACTGGAAGACCTTTTGGAAGTTTCTTGTTCTTGCAGATGGTTAATCATTGTGCTGGAGTTTCTCCCGTACCCTCTCGGTGAACCCTTCAACTGGTTGTGAGACTTGTTTCCTTCATTGAAACCTCTATTGGACCCTTCTCTGCTGTCCAAAGAAAGTCTTGGAAGTTCCTTGTGCTTTGTGGCAGATTTGAATGTTTCATCATAAGAGAGCCGTGGTGAGTCCCAAGGTTTTTTCTTAGACTTTGCAATAGTATGTAAAGGTTCACTGGCAACTGTAACTCCTGCATTCACATATTTGTGTGACTGCAAAGGCCGGGGGGAATCAATGTGTTTCAAGGCATTAGTCTGACCCTTCTTTTCCTCTTTAGCCCCAATTTTCACAGACAATCCTTGAGTTTCTTTATGCATTGAGTCGTTGACAATATGATGGAAATGGAGGGATTGCTGGTGCGGGGTATCAGGTTGCTTCTTTGCTGCTTTTGAATTTGTGTTTTCTGGAATTCTGATTCGATTTCTTGACGGTGATTGTATCTGAATTGTTTTGTTAAACTCATGGGATGACATGCTAGATGAACAAgatgatgaagaaaaagaagttatGGATGATTCTGTGGAGAATTGTTGCTTTTCTCTAGCAGTCTTCAGATTCTTTGCCTGCATTCACACAACTTTAATTGATTTTGCTAAAATTCCCTAAAGAGTTAAACTACTGCTATAGTGTTATCTTACCTTAGCTTCCTGCTTTGTACCATTGAGCTCTTTGATTTCATTACTGCTTCCACCTGAGAAGGGAAGGAAATTTTTGTTAGAATTTATTGGAAGTAATATGGAATACTTTCTCAAAGGTTAACTTCAACTCtcagttcatttttttaaaatcctttttcaAATGTCTTGCCATGTTTACATGTTGAAGCTCCATAGAAAAGTCAGAAATTAATGTTATAACTTTCATGGATTTGAGTCCAGCATACACCAGGAAGAAGTAAGGATGTTGAGAcacaaaaatctttaaaatatacacggaaaatccaaaaaatacaATGATTCTATTGCAACTTCAAGCACCCATGTTGTATTAAATGAGGAGAATGAAATAATTCTAATCCTACAAAGTacataaaagatatatattgaTTGGTATCTCTGACTCTGAAAGATCACAGTGTAccgttctaaaaaaaatatttttctttcaaatatatataaaaccttATTTGAACatccaataaaatattttcatataaattttcaAGTTTCATATATTGCATCTTCCATCTGTAGACATCAAAATGTGAAAAGTCAGATTCATATCTTGGAATGGGTCATATAGATTTTTACAGAAACTACAGAAGAAATTCCCTACGGATTTTTTTCCagccaaattaaaaaatgtgtacATATATAATATGCTTTTGAAAAGCATAAGAAAAAACTTCAGctccaaaatttaattatagttaCTTGCATTATCAAATCCAAAGTAGCGTACTAAATTTATCTGTGCAATAGATAGATGAAATGTATGAAGCTTcaataaaatgtgaaattttacaTCGGCAACCAAACATAATGAAGTTAAATGAACAAGAAACAGAACTCGGTGACAAGTTACTGACACATAGAAATAGGTAAATTGTATCAGCACATTACTGTAGAAGAAAGCGAAttctgatataaaaaaaaatggtaattcAGACAAAAATTTTCACACATACTCCGGACATGACGAGAAGCAATTGAATCAGCAAGCCAACAAAATTTCTCTATCTCATTACATAAGAGATATCTGAGAAATTTTGTACGTACACccaattcttttaattttaaggtCTGATTAtgaatcatttaatattttgtattaaatacttttaattatttaaaaaaaccaaaactaAATAAACTGagctttttatataataaaaacactTTCTATGTTATTTAAGATAAATTGATTTGTTTGCTTAACCATAACTTTAGCATACTTGCCTTAATTTTGATATGCATGCCAATCAAATTTTCTCAATTAATCAAGCTTATCCCAAaatctactaaaaaaattaaaaatataacaaaactaAAAGTAATACTCACACccaaggttttaaatttgaCTACAaggtcaagtttttttttttttaaaaggtttatTTTAGTGTCTGTGATTATGATTTCATTGGCTACATTTGTCAGTAATTTTTCACACTATCAAGAAACATGACAAAACTGCGACTGCAACcgtaatttaaaaccttgctaACACGATTATATAACTTTCAAAATGCTGAACAGAAACAAGTATATCACAGAATACCTGAAGTAGGCCTGTGCTGAACGTAGGTGGCAGAGCGTTGGCCTGTGAGGAAACGGTGGCGGTCAAAGAGCTGAAAAAATCCAGTGATGCACCCAATTTGCTTCTGCAAATCTGGGTTTTCATCCTTCAAGGATTTCAAAGCCTTTCCAGACATTTTTGCTTCCTCAAGCTTCAACTTTGTAGAGTCCAAAAAGGCTTTGAATTGTTAAGCAAAAACAACAAGAACCATGTCCCTAGGAAGAGAGAGATCTTCTGTTTTTAGGATTCAATGGAGgcaaaatataagaatttgaATTGTCAAGGTGACTCAGAGTCAGAACAAGACCTGGCCACAAGAATTTaaagtttcaaaacaaaatatagtgACAAGAATTTGCATGTTATGTGCTGGAATATGAAGACTTGGTCATGAAAATTTCTTTTGGAGGTTATTTTGTGTTACATGTGTGTGCATGTGTGAACAAAAGAGAATCTCCTTGGAAAGAATCAAAGAGAGAAGAATGAGATGCGGTGGAGAGAATATTATTATCTACTGCAGAAACAGAAGGAACAAAAGAGAAGTGCAAACAAAGGAATCACAAGGTGCTACTACCACTAGCATCCACCTTCTATTGTTGACTAACAATGCACAAactgaagagagaaaaaaaaaaaaattgagcagCCCAAGAAGAGAGAAATGTCTTGTTAATTTTCTCTGGGTTTGCCCACAGAATGAAAGGATTGCTTTTGTCTTTTGTTATTATCTCAGCAGGTGCAGAGGCCAGTGTGCGCTGTGTGTTGGGTTAGAGAGGCGTTGAGGTgttgtaattattatatatgtgagGCAAATGTTGAATAACAGGTTGCTTAGAATATAGTATAAGAAGTAGAGACAACCTTTTAATTACATTACGTAAGAGAGAGGGAAAATGGGTGGAATTTAGGGTGTCAAAAATCTGATTGTctcagagagagagaaagagagttaTTAAAAGTTAAAGGAAACTATACTCAACTAAGTGAGATAATTGTATGTTATGGGACTATTAAGTTCTTAATACTcatgtaatataaaattaagttttattaatctatttataaattaacttttttttatttatgcagAGATTAATTAGAATTACGGACATATGGTGGTTCTGAATTATATAGTAATTTCTCATACTTTAGAGGGAATGGatgaagagaagagaaataaaaacaagaaaaagaaacataaaactcataatttatcatgtaatatattttttttccttgaattaGATATTAAGGATATCTTTGATGTTACAGAATCAAAGACGAATTTTGTTCTTAATGACTATTATTAatctaacaaaattttacacatacaaaaattaaatacattaagCTAAATAGATCACTATCCTAAATGCCGCAGAGCTAATCCTTAAGGTTATTCTAACATCTAATataatgaaaaggaaaataaataaattaatacataaaataaaagttagatgaaaaatgaagatatatttataataaactaaaaGTAAACTCCTTAATAAAGAAACATGAAGGAGAAGTGGGATAGGCGTGTGTGAATGTGTGGGGGCAGGTAATCAGTCTGCTCTTTGGTCATTTCCTACCACTTCCATGTGGACAAAACAACGTGGGTGGGACTGTGACTTGAACCTCTCTCCATGAGCATGTGGAGTTTGTCAGagttggaaagaaaaaaaaaagtgcaaagtAAGGAAATGGATTTtgtagcaaaagaaaaaaaaaattgaagaagaaaagtgaATACTGAAAGCCTGCAGGATCAAAGCGCTTGTTCAACCATTCCCATACATATCCTACTTCTCACCAAATTGCCCTTGATGGCTCCTC contains:
- the LOC100808151 gene encoding protein LONGIFOLIA 1; translated protein: MSGKALKSLKDENPDLQKQIGCITGFFQLFDRHRFLTGQRSATYVQHRPTSGGSSNEIKELNGTKQEAKAKNLKTAREKQQFSTESSITSFSSSSCSSSMSSHEFNKTIQIQSPSRNRIRIPENTNSKAAKKQPDTPHQQSLHFHHIVNDSMHKETQGLSVKIGAKEEKKGQTNALKHIDSPRPLQSHKYVNAGVTVASEPLHTIAKSKKKPWDSPRLSYDETFKSATKHKELPRLSLDSREGSNRGFNEGNKSHNQLKGSPRGYGRNSSTMINHLQEQETSKRSSSVVAKLMGLEALPECTQTCGSPMGTSSCSSKKNELLARSSTSDEKQHQRFSLPQSRRADSIANVTPCSRFALEPTPWRQPDESQSSPLQASKGSESDIKASKSSLTVYGEIEKRVAELEFKKSGKDLRALKQILEAMQRHKDSVDISRDHASNSPSDNRNCTNLNESSKSQSPRVRQKDPASVTVEMSNSTRVSKLPIVIMKPSKVTRKPNNPSSTEISIHAKSGPSKCSPSNPTNGRLVDRQTTIGISSTTKNIKDPFGQQVLSSDKNNMRTSKLMQSLKVSQDNTGECTTNSGYTTVTGSPRLQKKFGLERCSQPTSPSSDSRINRRGHDRQPVELSSPSTTPRHKFSTLQQRNERFTEISCHLRDFKHHVNIISDFDNKSSSASHSDIEVIRIDQSRKIISSSIQLSGMNQNNAFEELRKAETMITAEQPSPVSVLDAAFYRDDPPSPVKKKSDISKNLGEALSTDEDSEESSVDLLQEIEWIDEKLINFNNTRDPDHKYIAEILLASGLLSGHSYSQIFHSPGHLVDPKLFFALEQMKTKMHFNIKDSAKKIRRIINPEKMQRKLIFDVVNDILVQKLILDNSSALWCQPNELAGTTLKGKQLLDELCTEIDQLQPQNRNFSLVHEDENLKHHHAIWTNCCNEMPNIVLDIERLIFKDLITEVVRGEVANHSGRHCRQLVFYN